In Anoplopoma fimbria isolate UVic2021 breed Golden Eagle Sablefish chromosome 22, Afim_UVic_2022, whole genome shotgun sequence, a genomic segment contains:
- the scn1lab gene encoding sodium channel, voltage-gated, type I like, alpha b yields MAQLLVPPGPDSFCPFVPESLAAIERRIAEEEARRPRAERRNDSDDENGPRPNSDLEAGKSLPFIYGDIPRGMVSTPLEDLDTFYSNQKTFIVLNRGKTIFRFNATPALYILSPFNPLRRVAIRVLVHSMFSMLIMFTILTNCAFMTLSNPPEWAKNVEYTFTGIYTFESLIKILARGFCVGKFTFLRDPWNWLDFSVILMAYVTEFVDLGNVSALRTFRVLRALKTISVIPGLKTIVGALIQSVKKLSDVMILTVFCLSVFALIGLQLFMGNLRQKCVRMPETGNATNSSSNGTADNDTELFGATLLGINTTFAQNSTKSSFNWTEYISDEGNYYFLPGRRDALLCGNGSGAGLCPEGFLCVKAGRNPDYDYTSFDTFSWAFLSLFRLMTQDFWENLYQQTLRAAGKPYMIFFVLVIFLGSFYLVNLILAVVAMAYDEQNQATIEEAQQKEEEFQAMLEQLKRQQEEAQVAAAAATESGEYSGRGGPTSESSSGTSKLSSKSAKERRNRRKKRKQREEEEERGGRDKFRKSESEDSIKRTSFRFSIDANRLSYEKRCSSPNQSLLSIRGSLFSPRRNSRASLFSFRGRARDMGSENDFADDEHSTFEESDSRRGSLFLPRRLERRCSAVSQTSLGAPRFMLPANGKMHCAVDCNGVVSLVGGTSVTASPVGLLLPEGTTTDTELKKRRSGFRKPSMDYLDEPVGRQRAMSVASILTNTMEELEESRQKCPPCWYRFANTCLIWDCCPAWLKIKDIVSTVVMDPFVDLAITICIVLNTLFMAMEHYPMTKEFNSVLSVGNLVFTGIFTAEMCFKIIALDPYYYFQEGWNIFDGIIVSLSLMELGLANVEGLSVLRSFRLLRVFKLAKSWPTLNMLIKIIGNSVGALGNLTLVLAIIVFIFAVVGMQLFGKSYKECVCKISDDCQLPRWHMHDFFHSFLIVFRVLCGEWIETMWDCMEVAGQTMCLIVFMMVMVIGNLVVLNLFLALLLSSFSADNLAATDEDSEMNNLQIAVGRIQRGFAFVKSTLRKFFQSFCGAGGGKGSGHAEESKTLDELHSNGKGNCISNHTSVELTKDPSVVYMTEGNGRPGGGLVVGVGVGVGGDTTGKYEMEECDYMSFIHNPSLTVTVPIAVGESDFENLNTEDFSSDSSDVEGSKEKLDVEPQRLSSSEGSTVDIRPPGDGVDSVELEPEESLEPEACFTEGCVSRFQCCQINEEDEHFKIWWTLRKTCFIIVEHNWFESFIIFMILLSSGALAFEDVYIEQRKTIKTVLEYADKVFTYIFILEMLLKWVAYGFVKYFTNAWCWLDFLIVDVSLVSLVANALGYSELTAIKSLRTLRALRPLRALSRFEGMRVVVNALLGAIPSIMNVLLVCLIFWLIFSIMGVNLFAGKYYYCVNTTTDVNIPIEVVNNKTECLNLVNDSARWKNVKINFDNVGAGYLALLQVATFKGWMDIMYAAVDSRDVEDQPEYEVNLYMYLYFVIFIIFGSFFTLNLFIGVIIDNFNQQKKKFGGQDIFMTEEQKKYYNAMKKLGSKKPQKPIPRPTNAFQGCVFDCITKQAFDIVIMILICLNMVTMMVETDDQTKDMDYILYRINLVFIVLFTTESVLKMISLRHYYFTIGWNIFDFVVVILSIVGMFLSEMIEKYFVSPTLFRVIRLARIGRILRLIKGAKGIRTLLFALMMSLPALFNIGLLLFLVMFIYAIFGMSNFAYVKREAGIDDMFNFETFGNSMICLFQITTSGGWDGLLAPILNKREPDCDSQLEHPGNNYKGNCGNPSVGIFFFVSYIIICFLIVVNMYIAVILENFSVATEESAEPLSEDDFEMFYEVWERFDPDATQFMEYSKLSDFADALDPPLRMPKPNMLQLISMDLPMVSGERIHCLDILFAFTKRVLGESGEMDVLRGQMEERFMASNPSKVSYEPITTTLRRKQEDMAAVIIQRAFRHYMIRLAMKKASALYKERLKEGIRDPDKDLMVIRKFTENSTSDKTDMTPSTASPPSYNSVTKSDKDKYEKENREKENKGKDKKK; encoded by the exons ATGGCACAGCTGCTTGTACCGCCCGGACCTGACAGCTTCTGCCCCTTCGTCCCCGAGTCGTTGGCCGCCATCGAGAGGCGCATCGCCGAGGAGGAGGCCCGGAGACCGCGGGCGGAGCGCCGCAACGACAGCGATGACGAAAATGGGCCCAGGCCCAACAGCGACCTGGAGGCGGGGAAATCCCTCCCCTTCATCTACGGGGACATCCCTAGAGGCATGGTGTCCACCCCTCTGGAGGACTTGGACACCTTCTACAGCAATCAGAAG ACCTTCATAGTATTGAATCGCGGGAAGACAATCTTCCGTTTCAACGCCACTCCTGCCTTGTACATCTTAAGCCCCTTCAACCCTCTTAGGAGGGTAGCTATTAGAGTTTTAGTACACTC GATGTTCAGCATGTTGATCATGTTCACCATCCTGACCAACTGTGCTTTCATGACCCTCAGTAACCCCCCGGAATGGGCCAAGAATGTAGA GTACACATTCACAGGGATTTACACCTTCGAGTCCCTCATAAAGATCCTGGCCAGGGGCTTCTGCGTGGGGAAGTTCACTTTCCTGCGGGACCCGTGGAACTGGCTGGATTTCAGTGTTATCCTCATGGC ATATGTCACAGAGTTTGTGGACCTGGGCAATGTCTCAGCGCTGCGAACCTTCAGGGTTCTGCGAGCCTTGAAAACTATATCAGTCATCCCAG GCCTGAAGACCATCGTCGGCGCGCTGATCCAGTCGGTGAAGAAGCTATCTGACGTCATGATCCTCACCGTCTTCTGCCTCAGCGTCTTCGCCCTCATCGGCCTGCAGCTCTTCATGGGCAACCTGAGGCAGAAGTGCGTGCGCATGCCAGAGACCGGCAACgccaccaacagcagcagcaacggCACGGCCGACAACGACACGGAGCTCTTCGGCGCCACCCTGCTGGGCATCAACACCACGTTTGCACAGAACTCCACAAAGAGCTCCTTCAACTGGACGGAGTACATCAGCGACGAGG GAAATTACTATTTCCTCCCGGGCCGTCGGGACGCTCTGCTCTGTGGGAACGGCAGCGGCGCTGG GCTCTGTCCAGAGGGCTTTTTGTGCGTCAAAGCCGGCCGCAATCCAGACTACGACTACACCAGCTTCGACACGTTCAGCTGGGCCTTCCTCTCCCTGTTCCGACTCATGACCCAGGACTTCTGGGAAAACCTCTACCAGCAG ACGTTGCGCGCGGCGGGAAAACCCTACATGATCTTCTTCGTGCTGGTGATCTTCCTGGGCTCCTTCTACCTGGTCAACCTGATCCTGGCCGTGGTGGCCATGGCCTATGACGAGCAGAACCAGGCGACCATCGAGGAGGCtcagcagaaggaggaggagttcCAGGCCATGCTGGAGCAGCTGAagagacagcaggaggaggcgCAG GTTGCCGCGGCAGCAGCCACGGAGAGCGGGGAGTACAGCGGGAGAGGGGGCCCCACCTCTGAGTCGTCCTCGGGGACGTCGAAGCTCAGCTCCAAAAGTGCCAAGGAGCGACGCAACAGGcggaagaagaggaagcagagggaggaggaggaggagaggggggggcgCGACAAGTTCCGCAAGTCTGAGTCCGAGGACAGCATCAAGAGAACCAGCTTCCGCTTCTCCATCGATGCCAACAGGCTTTCTTATGAGAAGAGATGCTCCTCGCCCAACCAG TCCCTCCTCAGCATCCGAGGATCCCTCTTCTCACCTCGGAGGAACAGCCGCGCCAGCCTGTTCAGCTTCCGCGGCCGGGCACGAGACATGGGCTCCGAGAACGACTTCGCCGACGACGAGCACAGCACCTTCGAGGAGAGCGACAGCCGCCGCGGCTCCCTGTTCCTGCCGCGCCGCCTCGAGCGCCGCTGCAGCGCCGTCAGCCAGACCAGCCTAGGGGCGCCGCGGTTCATGCTGCCCGCCAACGGCAAGATGCACTGCGCCGTGGACTGCAATGGCGTGGTGTCGCTGGTCGGCGGGACATCTGTAACAGCCTCCCCCGTAGGTCTCCTGCTGCCTGAG ggTACAACTACTGATACTGAGCTCAAGAAGCGGCGGTCTGGTTTTCGCAAGCCATCCATGGATTATTTAGATGAACCGGTGGGCCGGCAGAGAGCCATGAGCGTGGCCAGTATCCTCACCAACACCATGGAAG AGCTGGAAGAGTCGAGACAGAAGTGCCCTCCTTGCTGGTACAGGTTCGCCAACACCTGCCTGATCTGGGACTGCTGCCCCGCGTGGCTGAAAATCAAGGACATCGTCAGCACGGTGGTCATGGACCCGTTTGTGGATCTGGCCATCACGATATGCATCGTCCTCAACACCCTGTTCATGGCCATGGAGCACTACCCCATGACCAAAGAATTCAACAGCGTACTCTCAGTTGGCAACCTG GTGTTCACCGGCATCTTCACAGCGGAGATGTGCTTCAAGATCATCGCCCTGGATCCCTACTACTACTTCCAGGAGGGCTGGAACATCTTCGACGGCATCATCGTCAGCCTGAGCCTGATGGAGCTCGGCTTGGCCAACGTGGAGGGCCTCTCCGTGCTCCGGTCCTTCAGATTG cTGAGGGTCTTTAAACTGGCCAAGTCTTGGCCCACTCTGAACATGCTGATCAAGATCATCGGGAACTCGGTGGGTGCTCTGGGGAACCTGACCCTGGTGCTGGCCATCATCGTCTTCATCTTCGCCGTGGTCGGCATGCAGCTGTTTGGCAAGAGCTACAAGGAGTGCGTGTGCAAGATTTCCGACGACTGCCAGCTGCCCCGCTGGCACATGCACGACTTCTTCCACTCCTTCCTAATCGTGTTCCGGGTGCTGTGCGGCGAGTGGATCGAGACCATGTGGGACTGCATGGAGGTGGCCGGGCAGACCATGTGCCTGATAGTCTTCATGATGGTCATGGTCATTGGAAACCTGGTG GTTTTAAACCTTTTCCTGGCTCTCCTCCTGAGCTCATTCAGCGCCGACAACCTGGCGGCGACCGACGAAGACAGCGAGATGAACAACCTGCAGATCGCCGTGGGCCGGATCCAGCGGGGCTTCGCATTCGTCAAATCCACATTGCGGAAGTTCTTCCAGAGCTTCTGCGGCGCCGGCGGAGGCAAGGGCTCCGGTCATGCGGAGGAGAGCAAAACGCTGGACGAACTGCACAGCAACGGCAAGGGCAACTGCATCTCCAACCACACGTCAGTGGAGCTCACCAAAGACCCCAGTGTGGTGTACATGACGGAGGGCAACGGGCGGCCAGGAGGAGGGCTGGTGGTAGGGGTCGGGGTCGGGGTTGGCGGGGACACCACAGGGAAGTACGAAATGGAGGAGTGCGACTACATGTCATTTATTCACAACCCCAGCCTGACGGTCACGGTGCCCATCGCGGTGGGCGAGTCGGACTTCGAGAACCTTAACACCGAAGATTTCAGCAGCGACTCGTCGGACGTGGAGGGCAGCAAAGAG AAGCTCGATGTAGAGCCCCAGCGTCTGAGCTCATCCGAGGGGAGCACAGTGGATATCCGTCCCCCGGGAGACGGGGTGGATTCAGTGGAGCTGGAGCCCGAGGAGTCACTGGAACCGGAGGCCTGCTTcacagagg GCTGTGTGAGCAGGTTCCAGTGCTGCCAGATCAACGAGGAGGATGAGCATTTTAAAATCTGGTGGACACTCAGGAAAACCTGCTTTATCATAGTGGAGCACAACTGGTTTGAATCCTTCATCATATTCATGATCCTGCTAAGCAGTGGAGCACTG GCCTTTGAGGACGTTTACATCGAGCAGCGGAAGACCATCAAAACAGTGCTGGAGTACGCGGACAAGGTCTTCACTTACATCTTCATCCTGGAAATGCTGTTGAAGTGGGTGGCGTACGGCTTCGTCAAGTATTTCACCAACGCCTGGTGCTGGCTGGACTTCCTCATCGTAGAT GTGTCCCTGGTCAGCCTTGTAGCCAATGCTCTGGGCTACTCGGAGCTTACCGCCATCAAATCTCTGAGGACACTGCGAGCCCTCCGGCCCCTGAGGGCCCTGTCTCGGTTTGAGGGCATGAGG GTTGTGGTCAACGCGCTGCTGGGGGCCATCCCCTCCATCATGAACGTGCTGTTGGTCTGCCTCATCTTCTGGCTCATCTTCAGCATCATGGGCGTCAACCTGTTTGCAGGGAAGTACTACTACTGCGTCAACACCACCACAGATGTGAACATCCCCATCGAAGTCGTCAACAACAAGACAGAATGCCTAAACTTGGTCAACGACAGCGCCCGCTGGAAGAACGTCAAGATCAACTTCGACAACGTCGGGGCCGGCTACCTGGCTCTGCTGCAAGTG GCAACATTTAAGGGCTGGATGGACATCATGTACGCAGCGGTGGACTCTCGAGAT GTGGAGGACCAGCCTGAATACGAGGTGAACCTGTACATGTACCTCTACtttgtcatcttcatcatcttcggCTCCTTCTTCACCCTCAACCTGTTCATCGGCGTCATCATCGACAACTTCaaccagcagaagaagaag TTTGGAGGTCAGGACATCTTCATGACAGAAGAGCAGAAGAAATACTACAACGCCATGAAGAAGCTGGGCTCCAAGAAACCACAGAAACCAATACCTCGACCAACA aacGCATTCCAAGGCTGCGTGTTCGACTGCATCACGAAGCAGGCCTTCGACATCGTGATCATGATCCTCATTTGCCTTAACATGGTGACCATGATGGTGGAGACGGACGACCAGACGAAGGATATGGACTATATCCTCTACAGGATCAACCTGGTCTTCATCGTGCTTTTCACCACAGAGAGCGTGCTCAAGATGATTTCTCTGCGTCACTATTACTTCACCATCGGTTGGAATATATTTGACTTTGTGGTGGTGATCCTGTCCATCGTAG gtatGTTTTTATCCGAAATGATCGAGAAGTACTTTGTGTCCCCGACGCTGTTCCGAGTGATCCGTCTGGCCCGGATAGGCCGCATCCTCCGCCTCATCAAAGGCGCCAAGGGCATCCGGACGCTCCTCTTCGCCTTGATGATGTCGCTCCCCGCCCTGTTCAACAtcggcctcctcctcttcctcgtcatGTTCATCTACGCCATCTTCGGCATGTCCAACTTCGCCTACGTCAAGCGCGAGGCGGGGATCGACGACATGTTCAACTTCGAGACGTTCGGCAACAGCATGATCTGCCTGTTCCAGATCACCACGTCGGGCGGGTGGGACGGCCTGCTGGCGCCCATCCTGAACAAGAGGGAGCCCGACTGTGACAGCCAGTTGGAGCACCCGGGCAACAACTACAAGGGCAACTGCGGCAACCCGTCAGTGGGCATCTTCTTCTTCGTCAGCTACATCATCATCTGCTTCCTCATCGTGGTCAACATGTACATCGCCGTCATCCTGGAGAACTTCAGCGTGGCCACGGAAGAGAGTGCCGAGCCGCTGAGCGAGGACGACTTTGAGATGTTCTACGAGGTGTGGGAGCGCTTCGACCCGGACGCCACGCAGTTCATGGAGTACAGCAAGCTCTCAGACTTTGCGGACGCTCTCGATCCGCCGCTGCGCATGCCCAAGCCCAACATGCTCCAGCTCATCTCCATGGACCTGCCGATGGTGAGCGGCGAGCGCATCCACTGCCTCGACATCCTGTTCGCCTTCACCAAGCGGGTGCTGGGCGAGAGCGGCGAGATGGACGTGCTGCGCGGGCAGATGGAGGAGCGCTTCATGGCCTCCAACCCCTCCAAGGTGTCCTACGAacccatcaccaccaccctgCGCCGCAAGCAGGAGGACATGGCGGCGGTGATCATCCAGAGAGCCTTCCGCCACTACATGATCCGCCTGGCCATGAAGAAGGCCTCCGCCCTCTACAAGGAGCGGCTGAAGGAGGGCATCCGCGACCCGGACAAGGACTTGATGGTCATCAGGAAGTTCACCGAGAACTCCACCTCGGACAAAACGGACATGACGCCCTCCACGGCCTCGCCGCCGTCCTACAACAGCGTGACGAAATCGGACAAGGACAAATACgagaaagaaaacagggaaaaagaaaacaaagggaaggacaaaaagaaatag